A single window of Eucalyptus grandis isolate ANBG69807.140 chromosome 1, ASM1654582v1, whole genome shotgun sequence DNA harbors:
- the LOC104454717 gene encoding glycine-rich RNA-binding protein: MSSRVLILLGVLVACVLLISLEVSARELAETTSKEEDATSATTTEANDVNDAKYGGYGGYPGGGSGGYPGSGGYGGNPGGGHGGYPGRGDPGRGSYGGGRGGYGRPCPYGCCGSRRGYYGGGCRCCTYAGEAAETEPEEKPQN; the protein is encoded by the exons atgaGTTCGAGGGTTCTGATTTTACTGGGTGTTTTGGTTGCTTGTGTTCTTCTCATCTCCTTGGAGGTATCTGCCAGAGAATTGGCCGAGACTActtccaaggaagaagatg CGACATCCGCCACAACCACGGAGGCAAACGATGTAAATGATGCCAAGTACGGCGGATACGGAGGATACCCGGGCGGTGGGTCCGGAGGTTACCCAGGCAGCGGTGGATACGGAGGAAACCCAGGCGGCGGGCATGGAGGATACCCCGGCCGAGGTGACCCAGGCCGTGGGAGCTATGGCGGTGGCCGTGGAGGTTACGGACGACCCTGCCCCTACGGTTGCTGTGGCAGCAGACGAGGGTACTACGGTGGAGGCTGCAGGTGCTGCACTTATGCTGGCGAGGCCGCTGAGACCGAGCCAGAAGAGAAGCCTCAGAACTAA